Genomic segment of Molothrus aeneus isolate 106 chromosome 3, BPBGC_Maene_1.0, whole genome shotgun sequence:
GTGGAGGTTGTCATGTTATCTTTGACCTTAAATACATTTTGGGCTTTCTCATCGCCTTTCAGTCATTCCTATGTTGAGCACAGTATATCCTTGATTAAAGCTTATTTTCTACAGAGAAATCCAGGCTTGATTCTGACATTTCCAGATGCACGGTGGGAGAATGCCCTCTACTTTTGATGGTTAATTCGCTGGTACTGTTAGAATTGTGCCTTTTCACAGTAAGATAGCGAGTGGGGTTTTAGGTGGCGGTGTAGCACAAAGCGCGTTCGGTATTCCAGGGGTTTTTGCAGTCCCGTGTCCCGGCTCAGCACCGGCAGAGGTCGCAGCGGTACCGAGGATGGGCGGGCAGGAGCTGCGGGCGGGTTCCTGTCCGCTCCCCGCAGAGCCCCGGCAGCGCATCGGTCACCGCCCCTGTTCCATTGTCCGTCACCATTCTTGTGGTTCAGGGTCACCATCTCCCTTCGTAGTGTGCACACGCTTTGCTCTCAGAGACACGGCCGAATTTCTGAAAACgctgtggttttgtgtttgcagCCAGTTGCATTCACTGACTATCCCATTCACCTGTTCTCTTCATTCTTTAATACTTGGTCGATCCTTGTGGCAGATCTAGATAATTTTTTATTGGTTATGATTTACATTTTCTTGCAAAGTCTTGATTAAAAATACTCAAAAGGATTGGGAACTAAATGACATTGGGGATCTGAATTCtttatttataaacatttgGGGATCAGTTTAATTCAAATAAGGTCTGCTGTGCAGATTCTACACTTTCATCATATGGTACCCAGACAAATGTCTgttcagaaatttaaaatattaggGATATATCTGGGATTTATGAACCAGTTTTTCAATAGCAAGAAGATGTCAAGTTACTTTTAGAAGCCTTGTTTTCATCCTCGCTgccatttttttggttttttcattctttattcATTAAATGTGATGTTGGTGTTTTCTTTGTCCAGGACTGATGTCAGACTGAAAGGCCTGACATTATGACCACACATGTTTTCCAATTTACTCTTTATATATATTGGTACATTTCTGCCATTTTTGTAGACTCCTAAGTGCTGTAAGATATAGTTAAAATGAACATACAGTTCAGAGAAATTACAAAAATCCTTCTTAAGTGTGATAGAGAAAATAGCCAAATTTAGAGTTGTATTTTTCCCAAGTTGCAAGTATTACTGGATCCTGATCATCTCCCTCTAACTTAGTTGACTTTGCCCCTAATCCCACACATTAGAATGACCCAGTTGCAGAAATATTACCTCTCTCTTCACGCTGGGTGAGCTAAGCTGTAATGTGGCAAAATCAGTTCTATTGTAGAGAGACAGCTGCTGTATAAAGATTGAGCTTAAAGACCTTGTGTTGAGAAATAACACTGGAATGATTTCTTGCAGGTAGTAAAATCTCTTTAGCTGCTGGACTCACCTTTGGCTCTGTGGCTGGTTATGGAGCTTACTGTGTAACGTGTGATCCCAGAAATGTGAAGATATCATTGTGTAAGTGTTTCACTacagtaaacaaacaaacaagcagcaTTCTGAACTGCAtgtaaaattctctttttagtAAATTGTTGGTATTGCTTTGGTTTAAATGTTGGGTTTTAACTAGAGTTCAACACTTCAGCTTAGCttgctgtcttggtttggaaagacaggaggctgctaaggaaggcaggagcctcccctgaaatggagaatgtaaaccctccccacccctccaaattgctataaattttaaattaaggggttctcaggcaaaaaatatgggagcaggaaataacagttgtttaatggggaaaagaaaaaaaaaataaacaatgcagtacactagatCAACCCTGatagagtcagaacccaacctgacaccctgtgaggtgttggtagcagtccaattggaaatggggctgcagtcctcctgaagTATCAGGTGtagttctgttggagcaaggGGGATCTGTAGAGAAGGCtgtattcttcctctgaagatctcGTGGAAGATGAAGacagctgctgtttctctggggAATCCCATGGAGAGAGccatgctggtgttccagaatctcaggttatatctgggtagcaatgcttggctcctccctctgggcagagcatctcacaatgggatgttatagttcttatcagtcatgcactGACATTCAATAGTCTCTTATCAGCAGAGatcccctcccgagggaggtgtgaatgtggtcactcaaagagagagataaagcaaactgcccacttgacagaggtaatctgccatacagatctaatggaaaacatcttgcatgCAATCTTCAACACTTGCAAAATTCAGGAGCCATTTACAAGGTAAGGCAGATCATTGACACAAAGCCAGTAGGTGTGTGTTACTCCTTTTATGAGATGTTTGCCTAACATTGTACATATTGTGAAATCCAGCTGATAAACAGGACATAGTACTACAATAAAATCGTTAGAGTTACAGATTGAATTTTGCAATCTGAGTAATAACCGAGATGTGGGATCCACTGTTGCATAATGTAACATAtcctcagctcccagggaatgGAACAGTTTAACTTAGGGGTTTTCCTTTGCTGCTAAGAAAGACAGGATACAGACTGGGCAATAATTGTCATGGCAGCTAGTTTGCCATGAAACCCTCATGGAGGCAAAAAACTGCAATCCCTTTGGGGGACATAAACCTTGCATAAGTGAATTTGCAATAAGAACTGTTGGGAGCTTGTCTCACCCATTGTTTTAGCAAAGGTGGTTTAGGCTGTGGTTTCACATgcagaaatgcatttaaaatgcatttaatccAGATTGTGTGAGTACACAATTAGTTTTTCTCAGCTTGGAATTTGCGGTGTATTGTTCATTCTGGCTTTGTGCTTTGCACCAATCACAGTtataaaaatttccattttaaaaaaatgttcagtAGCATTGACAGCAAAGTGTTCCCAGCAAGTTCTTTATTAAAGGTGGTAATTGTGGACCTGATCCGCTCCTAGATGGCCTTAAACTGGTTTTCCAGTTTTGCCACCATGACCTTGCTCAGATTAAGTTATCccactgtttaaaaaaaacccaaaacttttttttggAATGAAGACATGGCCTTAAATATATGTACATTTATAATCATTAGTGTGAGATGCTTTTAAGTAGTGTATGTTATTATACTCCTATGGGTCAATTAAGTCACTAAATTAGATACAGAATTTATGGAAGACTCATTAAAACTTTATAAATGCTGCCTGTTTCCCAATTCCCAGGTTTTGAAGGGACTAATACAAAATTTTCCATTAATGTGCTTTTGATTTGAATGTCTGATATCTAAAATACCCCCCCAGTGTTTTACATTTAATGTAGTTGTAGGCATTTGAGGAGTTTCTCAACTGGAGAAACGTACAGTACTTGTTTAGCAGAAGTTACAGCAATGAGATGAGATTGAGTTCACTACAACTGCCTTAGAAATTTTTTCTTACATAAAGTAAAAGGAACAAAGACTTTTTAAAGCAGTCTTACTTTAGAATGTTTACAAAGAAAggttttaattgctttttattaCAAATGTGTATTGCTTTTGTAGAAAACTAGAATGTTTTCACTTGTGCCTAACATGCTAAAATGTGAAAAGCAGCTAGAGCACAAATGAAAGATGGAAATTAAGTGCATGGAAGTGACCACTCTGAACTTAGAAACCACTACAGTAAATTACAATGTAAAATAGGAAATCTAAAAACAACCCATCCATCCAAACCATAATTATTGACAGTAGTTTTCACCTATGCAAGACTCTCCTACAGTAATTTAGGTAATATTCTAGTACAAGACCTTGATAGTAAGGTTGTTGTAACTTGTCCTACATACAAAGAGTATGTAGCCAATGGGTACCCCAGGCAAATTCTCTTAGTTGTTTTATAAATTACTATTTCAGGCCAGGCATTTTCCTACTTCACCTGAAATAAGCTCTGTGTTTTCTTGGCTACTTTAATGCACTTTTATGTGTTTGAAGTAGATTTAGAAATTCAAAGCTCAGTATGCAAGAGTTAGTAGCATTCATAATGCAAGTTGATTCTGATCTGTATATGATTCACTGGATTGAATTGCTCTTGATTTATTGAATTTCTTTGGTTTAAGGTGAAACAGTGAATGTATAGCACTTTCTGAAATCTGGTCTGAAAGCTGAATGCATTAAAAAGTCTCTGGAACGTATGAAAAGGCAGGTACTAgcaaatgggggaaaaaagaacattACAGAGTGAATATGCTTTGTAGTTCGTAATAAACTGTCAATATACTCAGGACTCTGGCAAGACACATGCTGTGGAATAGTTCACTCCTTGAGACATTCTTGAGAGGATCAAGGCTATCTGACTAGAAAATAAGAGCAATGGATAATGGagcataatattttttttgcagCATATCTTTGATGAGTGCACATGGTTGGTAGAGTTCTGTAAGATACTTGTAACTGTCAGGGCTTGTTTTGTATGCTGAAGTGagtttaaaactaatttttgaCCTATGAACACAGGACTGGCCCCAGGATTAGACAGTGGAATTTGAAGAGAATTAGCCAGATGGTTTAATTACACCATAAAAAGGGAAGAGACCTGTGTGACTGCCATTACTTTGGCTGTGAAAGTGACAAAGCCCAGCTACTCATGAGAagtcctgcctccctgcccacTTCTAGGAAGCATTTCAAGTGCCAGTTATTTAATGAAGGTAGCTATCTTTGCAGTTTCATGTGTTCTCCTCAGTCTTCTCATTTATGTAGCACTCTGCAGCCATAGTTCAAAGTGAAATCCCTATGCCTGATGAGATCAATGGTGCCTCCATTTTTAGATTAGACTACTCCAGGAAGAAGATGTAGTTTCTTTCATAGTTGTTCTCTCCTGCTTGTGCTGTATTTATTGCCCTCTTGGGCTGCCCACCTCTTGCCCACAGGCAAGGAAGTTTCCCTCATAGCAAAAGGCTCCAGAGGAATTGTAGTCATGAAGAAGGAGATGTTGATAGCCATATTCTGTAGCAAAACCAGGTGGCAAACCTTCCAATATAGTTTTTAAGGCTCAGCAACTAAAGAGCTaatattctaaaaataaaacagataaGAAGTTGACTGCTCTAGCTCCTTGAATAGTTAAAAAACAGCTGCAATGATCTAGACTGGTGGGATTTATGAGACACTATTCCTGTAATTCAATATTCATGTGACTGCTATGGCCAAGATTCTTTCTACTTTGTTGGTATCCCCATGAATTTAGATATTGGTGAGTAGAATTGACTGACTGACAAACTTACCCAGTCTTCATGGAATAGGATTCAGCATTGTACTGCACATAGAAGCTTTATTTGTAACTAAAAGAAATCATAATGGTGTATTTTGGAAAAGTAAGAATGTTTTTATAGACTCTGTTTCTGATCTCATGTTTCACTAAATTGCAGTTcatagaaaaacagaaatggcCTTTGATAACTCTGCGAGTTCCTGAGTGGTCCACTGAGAAAAGTGAGAACATAAACATATTGGATTGTCTTTTAcagtttcatcttttcttttgaCCATTATAATGGGAATGAGGTTCAAGAGGTCCAAGAAATTAATGCCAGCTGGACTAGTAGCATGCCTGAGGTAAATACATATTGCAGATCTTATGGTAAAGATTTCACAGGTTATCAAATAGTTGCCATTTCACACCCTATTCAAGACACTGTTGGTGGAAGTCACTGTCATTCAGCAACTATACAGCTTAAGTGAAATTAGTTTCGAGGTCACAGTCCTGTTTCCAGTGAGCAGCTTTTTCATCTTACTAGGCAGATACAGCTGGTGAGAAGTGACTTTCTCGGCACAGAAAGGAGAGGGCAGCaattaaatattaatgcatATTGATAAGGCATTTGGAAGAACCTAGATAAACCTTAGTGTTTTCAAACACATACATATAAAATTAGTCTAATTTCATACATCACAgtcatcttaaaaaaaaggcCACCACTTTGATTTAGAAGTGCTGCATTCAAAACTACTGGAAGCACAGTACTGTTGAAAACCAGGACGTTTTAGACCTGACCTAAGAACTTTGGCCAGTAttaatgcaaatttaaaaaaaaatctggctgTTCCAGCTGCTTTATTGCTGCTGTTCAGCATTCTGGAAAATATGATTTTCTGAATCTATTAATTTGGAATTAAATTATGGAGCAAGTTCAAAACTTTTTTCCAAATTAGTCTGTAATGCAAAACATTTTCGAGGTGTAAATCAGAATCCCCATCTCCTGAAGGAATAATAACGgttgctttttcattttaatattacaGATTTAATATAACACCATTCTGTTTTACTTCAGTTACatgcagggaggaaaaaatcagAAGCAATTTGTCAACATTTAAGAATCGGGACTTGCACTGGAAAATGTTACTGTCCATTGTGGATTGCTTTTCCAGCCTAGGTGGGCTTTGTTTTTCTAGACACTGAGACTGGAGATCTGGACACCTGAAAAGACAGCTTAATAGAGACTCTAGTGTCAGTTATTTATGAATGCACTGTCATTTAATGATAACTTACACTCATTTTATTAATGACAGCCATATttatgttttcttgttttgttttttttttccagcctatTGATGATTTTGAGGCTTGTTTTTATGCTGCTGTAGGAGAATTTAGAACTGAATATGACTGCCATGCCAACCAAACAGACATGCTCTCCGTACTTGAAAGACAAGTTTGAACACAAGTCTTACactgcatttatattttctgtaaaagatCTGTACCTGTTAATCAATTATTGATATgttgatattttaaaagcttttttaaaaactaaagcAAGTGTTTTGTTGGTATATTTTGATCTACTTTCATTTAAGCGGTCTATTAACTCATGGGATTTTTCTTTGTAAGTTTGATCTCTTTTAGGGGTGCAGAGCGCCCCAGGAAATTGAATTACTCTTGCACTGTACCTCTGAAATAATATCTATAAATACATGTTTATGCTAAAAAGGTATCTTGTACTGAAGTATAATTTTGTAGTTTCTGAGATTAAATAATCAGTTCTAAATCAAAAAAGTCTTGGGTCTGTACTGTGTTGCACTAAAAAACAACTTTCTTTCCAACCCATGCTCTTGTTCCCCTGGTTctacatataaaaaaaaatcaaataaaatgtaacaggTTTGAAACTTATCAGTTTTTTAAGCAGAGGAGTGAGCCATTTTGTCAATGAAAGAGTCTGGTGCTCTGCTTTGTACTCAGTAGTGGTTTAAAACATGTTCCATGCTGTAAATTGCCAGTGACATGAACCATGGCTGAGGTTTATCATCATGCTGCACAGAGAGGTTGTAAGCTCTCAGTACTCTGGGACAGGTTTGCCATTCCATTCTCACACAGATTATCTTGCTGAACTCCCCCCTGGTAAGCAGAAGAGACTGTTCAGTCACCAACTATTCAGGGATTGAAGTTGCTTTGATTTGTgtacaaaataaatattcctgAAGTCTCACAGCTTGGCTAAGACTGTCTTCTGGTGTACAGGGAATAGAAGCAAAATCATTAGGAAGCAGTATGGGTGGGTGCCCTCTTGAAGACAAACAgaaattttgctgcttttcatttttttcacacAAAGCTTGCTTATGAAGGTTATTGTGTATCATGATACCTCCTTTGTGATGGTTCCTGAATCATAGCACTTGTTTGGAAGAGAGGAATAGCCCAGCGAAAtgagtgctgtgctgggcaaagCTACTGAGGGAATCCTAATGTAAAGCTGTTTGGaggtcagcagtgcccaggtgctgGGGCACTTGTGGTTTGTACCTCTGAGATGCACATGGCTCTTCTTAGGCACAAGTCAGGGAAGGAGTTAACTTTGCTGGGCAGCAATTCTTCATGTACCCTGGCTGACTGTTTGCCTAATCAGCTGGAGTCCCGCTGAGGCTGAGGAGAAACAACTAAGTGCAAAGAAGGATGGCTTTTATGGCAATGTTCGTAAAGGGAACAGTGATTGTTCCCATCAAATTAGGGTAAAGATCTGACATAGGAGTGCATACTTTAGGCACTGTTGAGGTAAAACACACTCTTACTGAAAAGGTAAGCAGCAACTGCACTTGGCTTTGTAAGTGTGGGAAGTGACTGCAGAAGGTAAAACCTTACAAAAAACCACTGAAGGAGCATTTGCCTCACTGACCAGCCAGccaagcagcaaaagaagagcAAGGGAATAAGTGCTCTCAGCAGATGAAAATCACAGCAGGCCAATTAAACACAAGGACTTTgatctttcagtgaaaaaaatcactccTAAGAGATTCATGTGGGGATTAGAAAAGTTTTTTACTTCTGCCCATAAACTTAAAAGGATCAtgaattttagttttatttttaaaggttttatttccttcatttttaagCCAGGAAATACAGCAGGGAGACAGTGAACTTTCTAGGAGACCACCTAGAGAACCAACCCAGAAGATTCTAGGCCTGAATTTAAATGACTTCTCAGTTTTCAGGGTGTGGCTCCTCTGTCTGGCAGTTTATTAAAATGGGGTTGGGGATCATGTGGCTTTTCTAGAGTACTCCAGAAGCTACAACTGAACATTTTACTCTACCAGGCATCCATTATAATTGAACACACAGCAAGTGTcagcatattttatttcatataacTGCTTCATTAAATTCTTCTTTCTAGACTCAACAGATCCTAATCAGCCTTTTACTCTAATTTAAAAGTGTATTCACAGTGTATTATTTCAACACTGGCCATATGATGCAAGTTACAGAGCACATTTATGCAATTTACTCTTACAAAGCAAGCTCTGGTAATATACTACAGTTGGGTTATTTTCATCAGATTAGATATTGAATATTTTCCTCACAACAGCAACAAACTTCTCATCTGTTGGTGGCTTCCGCTGGCTGCCAGGCTGTAAGAATTTTTTGATTGTTGGAATGTTGCTGATTCTTCCTTTAAAAGCCTGTAAGAAACAACAGTAAAGCCAGTGAGATAAAGGAAATTATAATTCCATCCTTCATAGTTTAAAGATCAGGTGACTTGGATTTTTACTTGTCAAACATACTTATTAAACAGTAAAAGGTATTAGCTTTTTCTGATCTGTAATGCTGATGCTATACCTTTGTTTCCCAGATAGGAATGggagaaattaatattaaagaGTTAAGATTCATCTAGtaaaaagtggaagaaaaaaccccacatagcAATCCTGCAGAtatatttgaggaaaaaaaaaagaggcaaagaCAGGAATATCTCAGTGCAAAGCACTACAGAAGTCAAGATATAGGAAACTTAACTGCTCCTTGTATATGAtttcttaaaaatgtaattttgcaggcaaaaagaaaaggacaggAACTGCAGACACACCAGGGCACAGACTTTCCTTCTGGAtattgctgctgtgtttgaagATATGGAAGTAGCAGTTAAAGGACCAAATTGGTAGCACTAGTGAGTGAATTCCTGCCAGCTGAGAACAGCTAGGAAAAGCAGAACTGGAGAAAGGTgagtccccagcagctctgaggcaaGGCAGTGCACTGAGTGCAGGTTTTTGTAGTCAAGCAGACCAGAGAAGTGTCAGTACAATGGCTCAAAAGATGTAAACATCAATTAACTTCCAACAACAGTCAGTGAAATTTGTTTGTTACCTTCCATATTGACAGCAGATGATTACTAACCTGCAGCAGAGGGAATGCAGACAGTACATCAGGCTTACATTCTTCTGCCATTAAAATGGCTTCCAGCAGATGGACATCTGCCCAGCTTAATTTGTTGCCAACAAGATAATCCTGTCCATGATCTTTTAAGGCCTATAAAGTatgaacaaataaacaaaaaaattcacatgGGATGTAACTATTTTATCTAGGTATTTCATTGCAGACAGATTTCtgaaaaaacacagcagagcaaaGCCATGCAAGAACCTATGAAGTTAGAAAGTGATATGTATTCTttcaacaaaaaattaaatcagaattCATGTTTCAGTGTGTGCAGTCCCATCTCTCATGCTAACCTACTGCACCAGGTAGCTGTATACCAAGTCCAGTACCACAAGAAAGACTTAATCACACAAAAGGAACAGGACTAAAGTAATTGGAAGAGGTAGTCAGGCCAGTTTACATGTAAGCACACCtctaatttttaagaaaaaagttaaGTGAATTTCCAGATGTTTCAGCAAAATTTGAGTCTGCTGATTACAGTTTGAAATATGTCCAGAATGAAGGAATACAACCTTCCTACCCTTTATCTTGTAAGGAAGGAGAAATGCTTTATGGCAAACTGCTGATGCAAGAATCACAGCCTGCCAAATCTAACAAGTGTAGTGGACAAGTTGAGATGAACATTGCAGCACAGCTTCAGAGCAGTCACCAGCTCTCCAGCCTACCTTTGTCCTGAGGACTGTCACCCTCCCATCAGGAGCAAGAGAGGCCATGTCTGTGCCTAAGTCACACCAAGGCTACTCCAAAGTAACAAA
This window contains:
- the LOC136554920 gene encoding glutathione S-transferase, translating into MVEMDGMKMVQTRAILSYIAAKYNLYGKDLKERAWIDMYVEGTTDLMGMIMYLPFQPADTKEKNLALIIERATTRYFPVYEKALKDHGQDYLVGNKLSWADVHLLEAILMAEECKPDVLSAFPLLQAFKGRISNIPTIKKFLQPGSQRKPPTDEKFVAVVRKIFNI
- the TMEM14A gene encoding transmembrane protein 14A is translated as MAVDWIGFAYASLLVVGGVVAYTRKGSKISLAAGLTFGSVAGYGAYCVTCDPRNVKISLFSSFLLTIIMGMRFKRSKKLMPAGLVACLSLLMILRLVFMLL